A window of the Candidatus Microthrix parvicella Bio17-1 genome harbors these coding sequences:
- a CDS encoding ferredoxin — translation MKVVVDYDLCESNAVCMAIAPQVFEVRDDDFLYVLDENPPEELRSKMEEAVRRCPKQAISLEG, via the coding sequence ATGAAGGTGGTTGTTGATTACGACCTGTGCGAGTCGAACGCGGTGTGCATGGCCATCGCTCCCCAGGTGTTCGAAGTGCGCGACGACGACTTCCTCTACGTGCTCGACGAGAACCCGCCCGAGGAGCTGCGCTCCAAGATGGAAGAGGCGGTCAGGCGCTGCCCCAAGCAGGCCATCAGCCTTGAGGGCTGA